Proteins found in one Deltaproteobacteria bacterium IMCC39524 genomic segment:
- the mtaB gene encoding tRNA (N(6)-L-threonylcarbamoyladenosine(37)-C(2))-methylthiotransferase MtaB: MSSIDKNEHPAPRHTPRATVSFATLGCKTNQFESASMQESLQSAGYQVVPFDEGADLVIVNTCTVTNATDAQSRNLIRRARKLNGACRVVVTGCYAQVDPEALQELPGVSLVIGNEEKQSLLDYLTEDQETTAVVVSDIRQVEKVCLPPLTTFSGRSRAFVQIQNGCDAFCSYCIIPYARGASRSAPPDEILQQIDGLVAAGFQEIVLTGIHIGGYGADLDTPMSLNDLVRRIEVETGIRRLRLGSIEPTELTEELLETVASSQVICQHLHIPLQAGNDHVLRRMKRTYNTEFFGQLLERVRASIPDAAICLDVITGFPGETEEEFESAYNFISRLPMTGLHVFPYSKRPGTPAAGYSDQVTGDVSKARAERLRQLAAEKHRSFAEGFIGEELEIVVESGEKEGLLKGVSRNYLDIRFSGEAALSGQCVMVKAVCWQDESLHARLL, from the coding sequence ATGTCCTCAATTGACAAAAATGAACATCCTGCCCCGCGCCACACGCCACGCGCCACCGTTTCCTTCGCAACCCTGGGATGCAAAACCAACCAGTTTGAATCTGCGTCGATGCAGGAGTCTTTGCAGTCTGCGGGCTACCAGGTTGTCCCTTTTGATGAGGGTGCGGACCTGGTTATCGTCAATACCTGTACGGTGACCAACGCGACCGACGCCCAGTCACGCAACCTGATTCGTCGCGCCCGCAAGCTTAACGGCGCCTGTCGGGTGGTTGTCACCGGTTGTTATGCTCAGGTCGACCCGGAAGCCTTGCAAGAGCTCCCAGGTGTGAGCCTGGTGATTGGCAATGAAGAGAAACAGAGTCTTCTTGATTACCTCACGGAAGATCAAGAGACAACAGCTGTAGTTGTCTCTGATATCCGCCAGGTCGAGAAAGTCTGTCTGCCTCCTTTGACGACTTTCTCGGGTCGTAGTCGTGCTTTTGTACAGATCCAGAATGGCTGCGATGCTTTTTGCAGCTACTGCATCATTCCTTATGCCCGTGGTGCCAGTCGTTCAGCGCCTCCGGATGAGATTCTGCAGCAGATCGATGGTCTGGTTGCTGCCGGCTTCCAGGAGATCGTTCTGACCGGAATTCATATCGGTGGCTACGGCGCGGATCTGGACACTCCCATGAGCCTGAACGATCTAGTGCGCAGGATCGAAGTCGAAACAGGTATCCGTCGTTTAAGGTTGGGCTCAATTGAACCCACAGAACTGACAGAGGAGTTACTCGAAACGGTTGCTTCCTCACAGGTCATTTGCCAGCACTTGCACATCCCCTTACAGGCAGGCAATGACCATGTTCTGCGGCGCATGAAGCGAACCTACAACACGGAATTTTTCGGACAATTGCTCGAAAGAGTCAGAGCTTCAATACCTGACGCAGCGATCTGTCTTGATGTGATTACCGGGTTTCCCGGTGAGACAGAAGAGGAATTTGAGAGCGCCTATAACTTCATCTCTCGCTTACCCATGACGGGTTTGCATGTTTTCCCTTATAGTAAACGTCCCGGAACCCCGGCTGCCGGTTATTCCGATCAGGTGACGGGCGACGTCAGCAAGGCAAGAGCCGAACGGCTGCGTCAGCTTGCGGCAGAAAAACACCGTTCCTTCGCAGAAGGTTTTATTGGTGAAGAATTGGAAATCGTTGTTGAGTCCGGTGAGAAAGAGGGCCTCCTCAAGGGAGTGTCACGAAATTATCTCGATATCCGGTTCTCTGGAGAGGCAGCTCTTTCTGGACAATGTGTCATGGTCAAAGCCGTTTGCTGGCAGGATGAGTCTCTCCACGCAAGGCTGTTGTGA
- the mnmA gene encoding tRNA 2-thiouridine(34) synthase MnmA codes for MIEPGKKVVVAMSGGVDSSVAAALLKEQGCEVVGMTMQIWDYSKFTDEHGESFGSCCSLDDVYDARRVAESLDIPFYVVNFEKQFEKQVIDRFCDDYFNGRTPNPCVICNQVLKFEILLRRALELQADYLVTGHYAQLVEGDDGPVLKKGQDLNKDQTYFLYTLTQEQMQYVRFPLGGMTKDEVRGQATRLGLKVAEKAESQDICFVPDGDYVRFLEEQRGSGAMNGDIVHVGGKTLGQHQGTYRYTIGQRRGLGLSWPQPLYVVGIDSENRKVIVGEKEHLAMSHCHVVDINWLIDVPKEPLEAACRIRYRHQEVPSLITLLDDGSVRVDFKEPQSGVTPGQAAVFYDGDRVLGGGCIES; via the coding sequence ATGATTGAGCCAGGAAAAAAAGTTGTCGTTGCCATGAGTGGCGGGGTCGATTCGTCGGTCGCTGCGGCTTTGCTTAAAGAGCAGGGCTGTGAGGTGGTCGGTATGACGATGCAGATCTGGGACTATTCCAAGTTTACCGATGAACATGGCGAGAGTTTTGGCTCTTGTTGTTCCCTTGACGATGTATATGATGCGCGTCGGGTTGCTGAATCTCTCGATATCCCTTTCTATGTTGTCAACTTCGAGAAACAGTTTGAAAAGCAGGTTATTGATCGTTTCTGCGATGATTACTTTAATGGCCGGACACCTAACCCCTGTGTCATCTGCAACCAGGTCCTCAAGTTTGAAATACTCCTGCGTCGAGCTCTGGAACTTCAGGCTGATTACCTGGTGACGGGTCATTATGCCCAACTGGTAGAGGGCGACGATGGCCCGGTCTTAAAGAAAGGGCAGGACCTTAACAAGGATCAAACATACTTTCTCTATACCTTGACTCAGGAGCAGATGCAGTATGTCCGTTTTCCCCTGGGCGGCATGACCAAGGATGAGGTGCGTGGCCAGGCTACGCGACTTGGGCTTAAAGTCGCCGAGAAAGCGGAAAGTCAAGATATCTGTTTTGTACCGGACGGCGATTATGTCCGTTTTTTAGAAGAACAGCGAGGATCCGGTGCCATGAACGGCGATATCGTTCATGTCGGCGGCAAAACGTTGGGGCAGCACCAGGGAACCTACCGTTATACGATCGGTCAACGTCGCGGTCTTGGCCTCTCCTGGCCGCAGCCACTCTATGTCGTCGGTATCGACTCGGAGAACCGTAAAGTCATCGTTGGTGAAAAAGAACATCTTGCCATGTCCCACTGCCACGTTGTTGATATCAACTGGCTGATTGATGTTCCCAAAGAGCCTCTTGAGGCGGCTTGCCGTATCCGTTACAGACACCAAGAAGTTCCGTCACTGATCACACTCCTGGATGATGGCTCCGTTCGGGTTGATTTCAAAGAGCCGCAGAGCGGAGTCACTCCTGGTCAGGCCGCAGTCTTTTATGATGGTGACCGTGTTCTGGGTGGTGGGTGTATTGAATCGTGA
- the nifU gene encoding Fe-S cluster assembly scaffold protein NifU, which translates to MYTDKVMDHFTNPRNVGEIENANGVGEVGNASCGDIMKIFLKVEDNIIQDVKFKTFGCGAAIATSSMVTEMAIGKTIDEALELSNQAVAEALDGLPAQKMHCSNLAADALHEAIKNYKAENG; encoded by the coding sequence ATGTATACAGATAAAGTTATGGATCACTTCACCAACCCGCGTAACGTGGGTGAGATTGAAAATGCTAACGGGGTCGGCGAGGTTGGTAACGCTTCCTGTGGCGACATCATGAAGATCTTTCTCAAGGTTGAAGACAATATTATCCAGGACGTCAAGTTCAAGACCTTTGGTTGCGGTGCAGCCATTGCTACCTCCTCGATGGTGACGGAGATGGCGATCGGCAAGACCATTGACGAGGCTCTTGAACTGAGCAACCAGGCTGTAGCAGAGGCTCTCGATGGTCTCCCTGCACAGAAGATGCATTGCTCTAACCTGGCCGCTGATGCTTTACACGAAGCGATAAAAAACTACAAAGCGGAGAATGGTTAA
- the nifS gene encoding cysteine desulfurase NifS, translated as MNQIYLDYNATSPVRPEVLEVMLPFYKEQFGNPSSVHWAGRQVSGALEKAREQVASLINASPAEIVFVSCGSEGDNMAIKGSLDPLKEKGNHIITTSVEHPAVLETCQALEKDGYDVTYLPVSKDGQLDLADLEKAITDKTILISIMWANNETGNLYPIEEIGRIAKKYNIRFHTDAVQAVGKIPVDVQKANVDLLVISGHKIGAPKGVGAIYIRRGTRMKNFMHGGHQERNRRAGTQNVAGIVGLGKACEMAAAEQEDYYKRVRALRDRLEDGVLNQVPDIKLNGTPDRDDRLPNTLNVSFAYIEGESLLLNLDMFGIAASSGSACTSGSLEPSHVMGAMCVEVTLAHSSTRFSLGPETTAEEIDKVLEVLPATVQRLRDMSPLYNCGRTAEGCETCETVRRI; from the coding sequence TTGAACCAGATTTACTTGGATTATAATGCCACCTCGCCAGTGAGGCCCGAAGTACTTGAGGTCATGCTGCCCTTTTATAAGGAACAGTTCGGCAACCCTTCGAGCGTCCATTGGGCGGGTCGGCAAGTCTCCGGTGCTCTTGAAAAAGCCCGAGAGCAGGTCGCTTCTCTGATCAACGCTTCTCCGGCAGAGATTGTTTTTGTCTCCTGTGGCAGCGAAGGGGACAACATGGCGATTAAAGGGTCTCTTGACCCTCTTAAAGAAAAAGGCAATCACATCATTACCACGTCGGTTGAGCATCCAGCTGTTCTGGAGACCTGCCAGGCTCTGGAAAAGGATGGCTACGATGTGACCTATCTGCCGGTCAGTAAAGACGGACAGCTCGATCTGGCCGATCTTGAAAAAGCGATTACCGACAAGACCATTCTGATCTCGATCATGTGGGCCAATAACGAAACCGGTAACCTTTACCCGATCGAAGAGATCGGCAGAATCGCCAAAAAGTACAATATTCGTTTCCATACCGACGCGGTGCAAGCGGTCGGCAAGATCCCTGTTGATGTGCAGAAAGCCAATGTAGACCTGCTGGTGATCTCGGGACACAAGATCGGAGCCCCCAAGGGGGTTGGAGCCATTTATATCCGCCGCGGCACACGCATGAAGAACTTCATGCACGGTGGTCACCAGGAGCGCAACCGTCGCGCCGGAACCCAGAATGTTGCCGGAATCGTTGGTCTTGGGAAAGCCTGTGAGATGGCCGCTGCTGAACAAGAGGATTATTACAAACGTGTTCGCGCCCTGCGTGATCGACTGGAAGACGGTGTCTTGAACCAGGTTCCGGATATCAAGTTGAACGGTACGCCTGATCGTGATGATCGCTTGCCAAATACGCTGAACGTCAGCTTTGCCTACATCGAGGGGGAATCTCTCCTGCTCAACCTCGATATGTTCGGTATCGCGGCCTCGTCGGGCTCTGCCTGCACCTCAGGTTCTCTTGAACCTTCCCACGTTATGGGTGCGATGTGCGTAGAAGTCACTCTGGCCCATTCGAGCACACGTTTCAGCCTCGGGCCTGAAACCACCGCAGAAGAAATTGATAAAGTCCTGGAAGTGCTGCCGGCGACAGTGCAGCGTCTCCGCGATATGAGCCCGTTATATAATTGTGGAAGAACTGCCGAAGGTTGCGAGACCTGTGAAACGGTACGCAGAATCTAA
- a CDS encoding Rrf2 family transcriptional regulator: MRMSTKAQYAVRAMVNLNLHSEGQPVSLRDISLRESISLTYLEQLFVKLRRGQIVKSVRGPGGGYLLARPAKDIQVDEIIDSVEESLVPVSCMDQQKGCACDEQCVTHNVWHGLGEKIRQFLSSITLDDLTAEAKSKLKH, translated from the coding sequence ATGCGCATGTCAACAAAAGCTCAATACGCAGTCAGGGCTATGGTTAACCTGAACCTGCATTCAGAAGGCCAGCCTGTCTCTTTGCGCGATATTTCACTACGTGAAAGTATTTCCCTGACTTATCTTGAACAACTTTTCGTTAAACTACGCCGCGGCCAGATCGTCAAGAGTGTTCGTGGCCCAGGTGGTGGTTACCTGCTGGCTCGACCGGCGAAGGACATTCAGGTCGATGAAATCATTGACAGTGTCGAGGAATCCCTGGTGCCGGTGTCCTGCATGGATCAGCAAAAAGGTTGTGCCTGTGATGAGCAGTGCGTCACTCACAACGTCTGGCACGGCCTCGGTGAAAAAATTCGACAATTTCTCTCATCGATAACTCTTGATGACCTCACCGCTGAGGCCAAGAGTAAACTAAAGCATTAA
- the cysE gene encoding serine O-acetyltransferase, which produces MFAKIREDIYSVFDRDPAARSVLEIIFCYPGLHAVWFYRVAHWFWTHELYFFGRFTSHIGRFLTGIEIHPGAKIGEKFFIDHGMGVVIGETAEIGNNVTLYHGVTLGGVTWDKVKRHPTIDDNVVIGSGAKVLGPFTVGKDSKIGSNSVVVKEVPENSSVVGIPGRVVMQQEKKVEEARPDLEHGKMPDPEAKAISCLFDQIRALEKKVEVLSSRLEKAESKPAAKRATAKSTAAKATAKAPAKKSTTKATTTRTRKTEKSEA; this is translated from the coding sequence GTGTTTGCCAAGATTCGTGAAGACATCTATTCAGTATTCGATCGGGATCCTGCCGCACGGAGTGTCCTCGAGATTATCTTCTGCTATCCAGGCCTGCACGCAGTTTGGTTCTATCGTGTCGCTCACTGGTTCTGGACCCATGAGCTCTACTTCTTCGGTCGGTTTACCTCCCACATCGGTCGTTTCCTGACCGGAATTGAAATTCATCCTGGTGCAAAAATAGGCGAGAAATTCTTTATCGACCACGGTATGGGCGTGGTCATCGGTGAAACAGCTGAAATCGGTAACAACGTCACCCTTTATCATGGCGTGACCCTCGGTGGCGTAACCTGGGATAAGGTCAAGCGCCATCCAACCATTGACGACAATGTTGTCATCGGTTCAGGTGCCAAGGTTCTCGGCCCCTTTACCGTTGGTAAAGACTCCAAAATCGGCTCTAACTCGGTTGTTGTTAAAGAAGTCCCGGAGAACTCCTCCGTTGTCGGTATCCCTGGCCGCGTGGTTATGCAGCAGGAGAAGAAGGTTGAGGAGGCGCGTCCCGACCTTGAACATGGCAAAATGCCCGACCCCGAAGCCAAGGCGATCAGTTGTCTTTTTGACCAGATCCGTGCCCTTGAAAAGAAGGTTGAGGTTTTGAGCAGCCGATTGGAAAAGGCTGAATCAAAACCTGCGGCGAAACGGGCTACGGCAAAAAGTACTGCTGCCAAGGCAACAGCGAAGGCTCCTGCAAAGAAATCGACGACTAAAGCAACAACCACTCGTACCCGTAAAACGGAGAAGAGTGAGGCATAG
- the ilvA gene encoding threonine ammonia-lyase, biosynthetic, whose protein sequence is MQKLLKQILTSKVYEVAIETPLEESAVLSQALNNRILLKREDLQPVFSFKLRGAYNRIANLTVEERGRGVITASAGNHAQGVAFSGQKLGIKTTIVMPMTTPAIKISAVKSYGATVVLYGDNYSEAAEHCALLVAQSGMIFIPPFDDELVIAGQGTVANELLRQSAGNMDAVFIPVGGGGLLAGMAVFLKALCPDVKVIGVEPVDSDAMGQSLDAGRRVKLDSVGIFADGVAVREVGKLTFELCRHHVDEIIRVDIDEICSSIKSVYQATRSIVEPAGALALAGLKKYVREREIKGQTLVAINSGANMNFDRLRYVAERTLSGEKQEALFAVTIPEEPGSLFRFCREVVGERNITEFNYRLSGRESAYIFVGIAVDGDEQRQLFSKQLDSHGFVNVDLTDNELAKTHVRYMVGGRSTDACSERLFRFWFPERPGATARFLTAMGADWNISLFHYRTQGGDFGRVLVGLEIPPGQEPLLQSFLDNLGYRYVEESDNQAYLLFL, encoded by the coding sequence ATGCAAAAGCTGCTGAAACAAATACTGACTTCCAAGGTTTATGAAGTCGCCATTGAGACGCCGCTCGAGGAGTCAGCTGTTCTCTCACAGGCTTTGAATAATCGCATCCTGCTCAAGCGAGAAGATCTGCAGCCGGTTTTTTCCTTCAAGCTGCGTGGGGCCTATAACCGGATTGCTAACCTCACAGTAGAGGAGCGGGGCAGGGGAGTGATTACCGCTTCAGCCGGGAACCATGCTCAGGGCGTGGCTTTCTCCGGGCAGAAGCTGGGGATAAAGACGACTATCGTAATGCCGATGACAACCCCCGCCATCAAGATTTCTGCCGTTAAATCCTATGGCGCGACAGTTGTCCTCTATGGCGATAATTACTCGGAAGCTGCTGAGCACTGCGCCCTGCTCGTAGCTCAGTCAGGCATGATTTTTATTCCGCCCTTCGATGATGAGCTGGTGATCGCCGGCCAGGGAACCGTTGCCAATGAACTGTTGAGGCAAAGCGCCGGGAATATGGACGCGGTCTTTATCCCTGTCGGCGGCGGTGGCTTGCTTGCCGGGATGGCGGTCTTTCTCAAGGCGCTCTGCCCGGACGTTAAGGTGATTGGTGTCGAACCGGTGGATAGTGATGCCATGGGCCAGTCTCTTGATGCCGGACGCAGGGTCAAGCTTGATTCTGTCGGCATCTTTGCCGATGGTGTTGCCGTTCGCGAAGTCGGCAAGTTGACCTTCGAGCTTTGTCGTCATCATGTTGACGAAATCATCCGTGTCGATATCGACGAGATTTGCAGCTCTATAAAAAGTGTCTACCAGGCAACCCGTTCCATCGTCGAACCTGCCGGTGCTCTAGCTTTGGCGGGCCTTAAAAAGTATGTCCGCGAGCGGGAGATCAAAGGTCAGACCCTGGTCGCGATCAACTCTGGCGCCAATATGAACTTTGATCGCCTGCGTTACGTGGCTGAACGTACTCTGAGTGGTGAGAAACAGGAAGCCCTCTTTGCAGTCACCATTCCAGAGGAGCCCGGCTCCTTGTTCCGCTTCTGCCGCGAGGTCGTAGGCGAGAGAAATATTACCGAGTTCAATTACCGCCTGTCCGGGCGGGAATCCGCTTATATCTTTGTCGGTATTGCTGTTGATGGCGATGAGCAGCGACAGCTCTTTAGCAAACAGTTGGACTCTCATGGCTTTGTGAATGTCGACCTGACAGATAATGAGCTGGCGAAGACCCATGTCCGTTACATGGTTGGCGGTCGCTCCACAGATGCCTGCAGTGAACGCCTGTTCCGTTTCTGGTTCCCCGAACGACCCGGAGCGACAGCTCGTTTTCTCACCGCCATGGGTGCTGACTGGAACATCTCCCTGTTTCACTACCGCACGCAGGGTGGTGACTTCGGCAGAGTGCTTGTCGGCCTGGAGATTCCTCCTGGTCAAGAGCCACTATTGCAGTCTTTTCTCGACAATCTCGGCTACCGTTATGTCGAGGAGTCTGACAACCAGGCTTACCTGCTATTCCTCTGA
- a CDS encoding fumarate hydratase: MPEFFYQNPLPVEADKTTYCKIEGSEKYVSTVNFDGKDILKVDPEAITVLANAAMKDVSFLLRKEHNDQVGKILTDPEASRNDKGVAMAFLKNAMVAAQFDLPTCQDTGTATVVAKKGQQVWTGVNDAEYISKGIYKTYTEENLRYSQTVALDMYKEKNTGTNLPAQIDLFATEGDSYKFLFMAKGGGSANKTMLFQETKALLTPEKLFDYLVAKMKTLGTAACPPYHLAFVIGGTSADAVMKTVKLATAKELDGLPTEGNDHGQAFRDIELEEKLQKAAQELGIGAQFGGKYFTHDVRVIRLPRHGASCPLGMAVSCSADRNIKAKITRDGLFVEEMDRDPGRLLPEQYRMAKHEHGTKLDLNQPMENILAELTKLKCGDALLLNGTIVVGRDIAHSKFKEILDSGQPLPEYLKKHPIYYAGPAKTPPGRPSGSFGPTTAGRMDSYVGLLQENGGSMVMIAKGNRSQQVTDACAKFGGFYLGSIGGPAALLADENITKVECIDFPELGMEAVWKIEVQNFPAYILVDDKGNDFFKQLGL, translated from the coding sequence ATGCCGGAATTTTTTTACCAGAACCCTCTTCCCGTTGAGGCGGACAAAACCACTTACTGCAAGATTGAAGGCTCGGAGAAGTATGTCAGCACCGTCAACTTTGACGGCAAGGACATTCTCAAAGTTGATCCGGAAGCAATCACAGTCCTCGCTAACGCGGCCATGAAGGACGTCTCCTTTCTGTTGCGCAAAGAGCATAATGACCAGGTTGGCAAAATCTTGACCGACCCCGAGGCCTCGCGCAACGACAAGGGTGTCGCTATGGCCTTCCTTAAGAACGCAATGGTCGCAGCCCAGTTCGACCTGCCAACTTGCCAGGACACAGGCACGGCCACTGTCGTCGCCAAGAAAGGTCAACAGGTCTGGACCGGCGTCAATGACGCCGAGTACATCTCCAAAGGCATCTACAAGACCTACACCGAAGAGAACCTGCGCTACAGCCAGACCGTAGCTCTAGATATGTACAAAGAGAAGAATACCGGCACCAACCTGCCGGCCCAGATCGACCTATTCGCCACGGAAGGTGACTCCTACAAGTTCCTCTTCATGGCTAAAGGCGGCGGTTCTGCGAACAAGACCATGCTTTTCCAGGAGACCAAGGCGCTGCTCACCCCTGAGAAACTCTTTGACTACCTGGTGGCCAAGATGAAAACGCTGGGCACAGCGGCCTGCCCTCCTTACCACCTTGCATTCGTCATCGGCGGCACCTCAGCCGACGCAGTCATGAAGACAGTCAAGCTGGCGACCGCCAAGGAACTTGACGGCCTGCCAACTGAAGGTAACGACCACGGTCAGGCCTTCCGTGACATCGAACTTGAAGAGAAGTTGCAGAAAGCTGCCCAGGAACTCGGCATTGGCGCCCAGTTCGGCGGCAAGTACTTTACTCACGATGTCCGCGTCATTCGCCTCCCTCGTCACGGCGCCTCCTGCCCTCTCGGCATGGCTGTTTCCTGCTCTGCAGACCGTAACATCAAAGCCAAGATCACCAGGGACGGTCTTTTTGTCGAAGAGATGGATCGCGATCCGGGTCGTCTGCTTCCCGAGCAGTACCGCATGGCCAAGCACGAGCATGGCACCAAGCTCGACCTGAACCAGCCAATGGAGAACATCCTTGCCGAGCTGACCAAACTCAAGTGCGGCGACGCTCTACTCCTCAATGGCACCATCGTGGTTGGGCGCGACATCGCTCACTCCAAGTTCAAGGAAATCCTTGATAGCGGGCAGCCACTCCCTGAGTACCTCAAGAAACACCCGATCTACTATGCTGGCCCGGCCAAGACTCCACCAGGACGCCCTTCCGGATCTTTCGGCCCCACCACCGCGGGACGTATGGACTCTTACGTTGGCCTGCTCCAGGAAAACGGCGGCTCTATGGTCATGATCGCCAAAGGCAACCGCTCTCAACAAGTTACTGATGCCTGTGCCAAGTTCGGTGGTTTCTACCTCGGCTCTATCGGTGGTCCGGCCGCCCTGCTCGCCGACGAGAACATCACCAAGGTCGAATGTATCGACTTCCCGGAACTCGGCATGGAAGCCGTCTGGAAGATTGAAGTCCAGAACTTCCCGGCTTACATTCTGGTTGATGACAAAGGGAATGACTTCTTCAAGCAGTTGGGTCTCTAA
- a CDS encoding LrgB family protein — protein MLETPLFGITLTLVTYLLSQKLYRRVGKVWANPVLVSIVAIILLLQLCKIEYRDYARGGDILVFLLGPSVVALAIPLYQRREEIWKRKRPIMMGVFAGSLASILSACGLAWILGGSREVILSLAPKSVTTPIAISIVEKIGGIAPLTAALVVLTGCIGAVCGPEFCKRIGITSPVATGLAVGTSAHGIGTARMLEVDRLSGAVSGLAIGLNGLMTTFLLPILMAIAGHW, from the coding sequence ATGCTTGAGACCCCCTTGTTCGGTATCACTCTCACTCTTGTCACCTATCTGCTATCGCAGAAACTCTATCGACGCGTGGGTAAGGTCTGGGCTAATCCGGTGCTGGTTTCGATCGTTGCGATTATCCTCCTGCTCCAGCTCTGTAAAATAGAATACCGTGATTATGCACGTGGCGGCGATATCCTGGTTTTCTTGCTTGGGCCCTCTGTGGTCGCTCTCGCGATTCCCCTTTATCAACGCCGTGAAGAGATCTGGAAACGCAAGAGACCGATCATGATGGGGGTCTTTGCCGGTTCGCTGGCCTCTATCTTGTCTGCATGCGGTCTCGCCTGGATTCTTGGTGGTAGTCGCGAAGTCATCCTCTCGTTGGCACCAAAATCTGTAACAACACCGATTGCGATCAGTATCGTGGAAAAGATCGGCGGCATTGCACCTTTAACTGCGGCTCTCGTTGTACTGACTGGTTGCATAGGGGCTGTTTGCGGCCCGGAATTCTGCAAGCGTATAGGGATAACCTCACCGGTGGCAACCGGGTTGGCCGTTGGGACCTCTGCTCATGGTATCGGTACCGCAAGAATGCTTGAGGTTGATCGCCTGTCCGGTGCTGTTTCTGGCCTGGCGATAGGCTTGAATGGCTTGATGACAACCTTCCTGCTGCCAATTTTGATGGCGATTGCAGGGCACTGGTGA
- a CDS encoding CidA/LrgA family protein: MLRGLTLLLLFQFSGEAVSRLFDLPIPGNVLGMGFLLLGLTTKLVDIKWFEEAAELLLSNMALFFVPAGVGVMVYGDLIAAEWLPITVATVLSTFVVMAVTGKIAQKLEPSTDDDGGEDA; the protein is encoded by the coding sequence ATGCTGCGTGGTCTGACACTCCTGCTGCTTTTTCAGTTCAGTGGTGAAGCCGTTAGTCGTCTTTTTGACTTGCCGATTCCCGGCAATGTGCTGGGTATGGGTTTTCTCCTCCTGGGCTTGACGACAAAGCTGGTTGATATCAAGTGGTTTGAAGAGGCCGCAGAACTGCTGTTGTCAAACATGGCTTTGTTCTTTGTGCCTGCCGGTGTCGGCGTCATGGTTTATGGCGATCTGATAGCTGCCGAATGGTTGCCGATTACCGTTGCTACTGTTTTGAGTACCTTTGTGGTCATGGCGGTCACCGGAAAAATTGCCCAGAAGCTGGAGCCTTCAACGGACGATGATGGGGGAGAAGATGCTTGA
- a CDS encoding tetratricopeptide repeat protein has product MTDEQISLSRAEQALENGEAEEAVRILKRFLQEQGDNSDAKALLGEALIEAGHLEEAVSVLEDVAGQLPDDFDLQYDLGDLYFELGRPDDACKVYESVVSRAPDQVDARVSLGLIHYHQERMDKAEACYREALKQSPESVFALNSLGDVCFATGRNDEARECFEKALALDPEDPQGHFNLAEYHYDNDDLQEAEKHCRRAVTLDPEFSFAYLTLGNICLDQEQVQESVHCFKEFLKLETSPASQEICAEVSALIDGLKGES; this is encoded by the coding sequence ATGACCGATGAACAAATATCGTTAAGCCGGGCCGAGCAAGCTCTTGAAAATGGTGAAGCTGAAGAAGCTGTGCGGATTTTAAAGAGGTTTTTGCAGGAGCAGGGTGACAACAGTGATGCCAAGGCGTTGCTTGGTGAAGCCCTGATTGAAGCCGGTCACCTCGAAGAGGCTGTTTCTGTCCTCGAGGACGTTGCCGGCCAGTTGCCGGATGATTTTGATCTGCAATATGACCTTGGTGACCTTTATTTTGAGCTCGGTCGGCCTGACGATGCCTGCAAAGTTTATGAAAGCGTTGTCTCACGGGCTCCTGATCAGGTTGATGCCAGGGTCAGTCTTGGCTTGATCCATTACCATCAAGAGCGTATGGATAAAGCCGAAGCGTGTTATCGAGAAGCGTTGAAACAGAGTCCTGAGTCAGTGTTTGCCTTGAACTCTCTGGGCGATGTCTGTTTTGCCACGGGGCGTAATGATGAAGCCCGTGAATGTTTTGAAAAAGCGCTGGCTCTGGATCCCGAAGATCCTCAGGGCCATTTCAACCTGGCGGAATACCATTACGACAATGACGATCTGCAGGAAGCCGAAAAGCACTGTCGCCGTGCCGTTACCCTTGACCCTGAGTTCTCTTTTGCATACCTGACCCTTGGTAATATCTGCCTTGATCAGGAACAGGTTCAGGAGTCCGTGCACTGTTTTAAGGAATTCCTCAAGCTTGAGACAAGCCCGGCGTCGCAAGAGATTTGTGCGGAAGTTTCCGCTCTGATCGATGGGCTGAAGGGTGAGTCCTAG